The DNA region ACGCCGCCCGAGCCAATCGCAGCGCTGCCTATGCGTTACGAATACGCATGGGGCGGGCAGTGTCGGGTCGACGCGCAGGATCAGGCTGCGAAACGTGTGCCTAAGGCATCTCGGCTCAATGACAAACAGCTGGCTGCACATCCCGATCAAGACAGCGTTCCGGTGGCGCATACGGCCTGCGAAGACAATCCGGTCGGTCTGGGGTTTGCTGAGCGTTGGTTCCTTACCGCGACGAAGCAGCAAAAGGTCGCTGCGCCGCAGATCGAAGCCAGCAGTGAACCCATCTCGATACAAGCATGGCTAGCAGCTTCGAATGGGCAGCCGCATCCGTCGCTGCATCCGGTCGGCTTCGGTATCGTCGGGAAAGCGTGGGGATCGAGGCGTGAGCTTGCTGGCACCTACGATGATCAGTGGCTCGCTGAATGCCATCCGGGCTTACCAGACGACTTTCAGTTCAGGTACTGGAACGGCGCGCATCCGCTGATGCAGGTGCCGCACCTGAAGGGTAACGAGACGATCGTGCTGACGAATCTTGTTCCCGCCGGCACGCCCGGATCGACCGTCGACGAGCGTGGCAATACGATCCTGCGCATCGCCTTGCCAGGACATCTACCGATGGGATGGGTCTACACCGACCAGTCGCTCAAGTTCGCGCCGCTGCTGCTCGATACGCTGTCTGTCGACGTGTCAGATACGGCGAAGCCCGTGGTGACGTTGGTCTGGCGTGCGACGCTGATGAAATCCGCGCGTGCGCAGCGCTTTGAGGCAAGGTTTGTGAACCATGCCGACTTGGAGCGACTTGCCGTGCGTTCGCCGGCAAGCTCGATCGGATCAGCGGGAGTGCGGCATGGCTGAACCACTGACTTTCACCATCACCGGCGACGCAGGCGACGTTTTCCGTGAGCACTTCAACATCCAGAGTGTCGAGCAGGCCCGCGACGCGGTGAAGAATCTGGATGCGCTATGGAATACACCGAATCCGTGGAGCCACCGTTCCGACCTGCGGGATATATTTGACGAGGCGGGGAAGTCAGTTCAAAGGCGCTTTGAAACTGGCGTCTATAAGCCGCTGGATAAGGCACAACCGTCCGATCATTTCTCCAAGGGTAATCGGATTGCGTCGAGACAGGACGGTAGCTTCAAGGCGGTCAGTAGCACGCCTGACGTCTGCAAGACGCCGATGGGTAGCTCGACGCCGCCGGTGCCCTATCAGGTCGTCTCGGATCTGAGCGGATCATCGGGCGTCGTGCCGAGCGTGCGATTCAACGGAAAGCCGGCGTACGTGCTCGATCAGAGTGTGGTCCCGACATGTACGGGCGACGAGGCGGGCTCTGCCGATGGGGTGGGTTCCGGTACCGTGGGAGGCGAGACTAAGCCGACGAAGGGAAGCACGACGGTTCGCGCGGGTGGCCATCCGGTCATTCGTGACGGTGATCCCTGCACGATGAATTCCGGCAACTGTACGGGTACCTACGTGACCGCTCCCGGGCCGGGAAGCTCGGTCGATGCGAGCGGGAACGTCGTGGGCGATGCCAATCCGCCACCCGAGAAGGGCGTCATGCATCAGGTCGGCGGGTTCTTTAAGGGAGCCGGCGGTGCAGTGTGGGATATGGGTAAGGGCTTGGTTGGGTTAGGCGTCGGGGCAGCCAAGCTATCGCCTTTGTCGCAGGCTGCCGAGGGCTTGTCCGATCTGACGGGTCTGTACGACTATCACGGCTACTCGCAAACGCTGGACTCCGCCGGAAAGACGGCGCAGGCGATCTACGATCATCCGGGGGCGATCGTCGACGGCATCACCAAGCCGTACATGGAGGCGTGGGGTCAGGGCAACTATGGCGAGGCGCTTGGGCGCGGCGCGGTCGACATCGGCGGATTGTTTGTTGGTGGAGTCGGCGCAGCCGGCAAGGTCGGAGAAGTGGGGAATGTGGCAGGGAAGGTTGGCGAGGCGGTGAATGTTGCGGGAAAGGCAGGTGAGGTTGCTGACGTTGCAAATGTCGCGGGAAAAGCGGGAGAAGTTGCGAGCGCGGCTGGGAAGACGGGCGAGGTTGCCGAGGCGGCTGGTCAAGCGGGCAAAGCCTCGGACATCGGTGGGGCTGCGTCGAAGGGGGGAGAGGCAACCGAGGGAGCGGCCGATGCAGCAAAGGCCGGGAGTGCGGACGCAAAACCGGCGGGAAACGGGCTTAAGGTCGAACCGTCCAAAGATCCACGCTACAAGCGAGGAAAGTTCCGCAAGGGTGTGCGTGAAAAGGCGTGGGAAGATGCGAAGAAGAAGAGCCCTGATGGCAAGGTTCGAGATCCGATGACCGAGAAGGAAATGAATCCTGATGATCCTTGGGACATGGGGCACAAGCCGGGGCTTGAGCACAGAAAGCACGTGATCAGTGCTGCAGAACGTGATCTCACGCGCAAACAGTTCCTTGATGAGTATAATGATCCCAGCCATTATCGACCTGAACTTCCTTCGTCCAATCGCAGTCACGTAGGCGAAGACTTGACGGATGACTATTTCGGACCGTGACATGACAAAAGGCCCAATTTCTGCTGATCGAAAAGCCGTGGGGCGGCATGCCTTATCGGTGTTCGGCGGTAAACCCAAGGTGCAGGAATATCTGCATGATGATTTGCCCATGGCTGTTGATGTACTTTCGGTCGCGGACTCCCCCGAACCTGATCTCGTGTCGTACAGCACGATAGGTCTATTTGAGACTGTTTTGGGGAACGAGACGGAATTGGGTACTCGAGTTGAGTTGTGTGGCGCGATGCCCGTTGATATTGAGCAGTGGCCTAATGTGCTTGCCTCCGCTGTTTTTGCGCTGATGCGATCGCGGCGGGCGGTGATGCCGGGGAGTGTGCTGGAAGGGTATGTTGCAGAATACTACAGCGACACATTAGTCCCGCACTTGTACTTGACTGCACCATTCTTGTGGAGCGAAGGGCATTTTAAGCAACTTGAATTGGACAGTGGAGTAAAGGTCAATTGGTTACAAGGGATTCCTATTTCGAAGGCTGAGCTGGAAATCCTTCGTGCGCGAGGAGAGAGTGAGTTTGAGGATTTGCTTGAGCAAGCGGACGTAGACGTTTTCGATTTGTACCGGGCCTCGATGTAGAGGAACCGTGCTTTCCGATGTTCTCACATTGTGCGTTATGTGCGCGGCATTTGGATTGCTTGGCGAATTGCGCATGAAAAGCCCGCTGCGAGCGGGCTTTTTTGCGTCCTGCGGATTTGCAACAGCAATGGGCGGGAGCCCGAGTTTACCAGCGGCTCGAACAAGATTGCTCGAAGTTCGCCATCCGGCCAGTTGCTGGCGATGGCGAGTGACAGCTACCGCCTCCGGTCTAGGCCGTTACGCCGGCTCATGTCGCGTACTCGAAGGTTGCGGAGTAGCGCCATTGTGCAGACTCGATCATTGCCACTGAGTACACGGCCTTTACCCAAACTTCCCTCTGTCCGCAATGCAAGTCAACCAATTGCTGAAGAGCGGAAATGATCTCCTTCGTCGGCAGGACGATGTCCATCATCCCGTCCGGGTTCGTGATCTCCATTTCGAGGCGGTCCCGCTCGCCAGTACGCGTTACGATCATCTCAGCAGTCCGCCATGCTTCCGGTGTCGGAATGATTAGCGAATTAGCGATTTCGTGGTCGATGGGGCTTGCAGCGCCACGAGATCAGCCAACGAGTTCTCCCGGCATTGAATTGTGGCGTTAGCGGCCTCAGCGTAGGTCTTCGCGTAGCTTTCAGGGATAAGCCTTGTCAGTCAATGCGCAGGTACTGCTGCATCATTGGAGTGTGGGCTGAGATAGTGTTGGGTTGCCGACATTCGGGGACGATTAGCCGCCTTTGATCTGCAAGTCCGGAACGCGCTCTGCATGGTGGCTATTGCCCCGAGCCTATAAACTTTGACGTCTCATCCAAAACTCAGCTAGCAGGATAGCCGCCGGATGGGAGTGGGGGATGTGAAATCGGTGGGGACGAGATGGATCCGAGGTAGCTCGATCTCGGCTGAATCGGGTTACATGAGGGTACATGGATCGGTTAAAGAAAAAGGGGTTACATGCTTTTGACATGTAACCCCTTGATTCCTTTGGTCGGAGCGATAGGATTCGAACCTACGACCCTCTGATCCCAAATCAGATGCGCTACCAGGCTGCGCTACGCTCCGACGAGCCAAATATTCTATCGTCTAATGGGTGATCGGGTCAATCAAGTTATGCATATCGCCCACATCATCCCGAACCGTTCACGATTGGCGACAATTCAGAGTGTGAGCGTCCGGCACGCACCTGCGCGACCGGATCGTTCGCCGATGCATGGAGAGACATCATGATGAACCTGATCCTGTGGCGCCACGCCGAAGCCGAAGACTACGCGGCAAACGACCTCGCGCGCCAGCTGACGAGCCGCGGGCGCAAGGAAGCGCAGACAATGGCTAAATGGCTGCGCGGCCGGCTCGAGTCGAACAGCGTGATTCTCGCGAGCCCGGCGGCACGTACCGTGCAAACCGTCGAGGCGCTGACCGACCAGTACCGGACCGTCGATGCGCTCGCGCCGGGCGGCAGCGTCGACGACGTGCTGACCGCCGCCGGCTGGCCGGACGGCATCGCGCCGACGGTCATGATCGTCGGACACCAGCCGACGCTCGGCAGCGTCGTCGCGCACCTGATCGCCGGCAACGGTGACAGCTGGAGCATCAAGAAGGGCGGCATCGTGTGGATCGCAAGCCGGACGCGTGACGGCAGTCGTCAGGCCGTACTGCGCGCGTTGTTGCCGCCGGACCTTGTGTGACGGGGTTTGACCGTATTGATCATACGGTTTCGCAAGCTTTCTGCTAAAGTCAATTCGGCGACACGTCATTGAATGGACACGGTCGTGCCACAGAATGGTAACGGCCAGTTACTACATTGGCTGGCATGTCGTCCTATTCCTTACGACCAGGAAAGCCTAATGCGAGAACTGCCGACGCCTACGCTCCCTTTTGCCTCGCTTCCCCTCGACACGACGCGGCGTCACCTGCCGCGCGCTGCTGAAACCGTCACATCCGAGTACCGTCTGCGTGCCGCATGGGCGCGCACGGAAGACGAATTGCGCGAGGCGCAGCGCCTGCGTTACACCGTCTTCGCCGAAGAGATGGGCGCGCAGCTCAGCGGCCCCTCCGGTCTCGACGTCGATCCGTTCGATGCCTATTGCGACCACTTGCTGGTGCGCGATCTCGACACGCTAAAGGTTGTCGGCACGTACCGCGTGCTGCCGCCGCACGAGGCCGCGCGTGTCGGCCGTCTGTACGCGGAAGGCGAATTCGACCTGTCGCGCCTGACTCACCTGCGCGGAAAGATGGTCGAGGTCGGCCGCTCGTGCGTGCACAGCGACTACCGCAGCGGCGCCGTGATCATGGCGCTGTGGGGCGGCCTCGGCGCCTACATGATGCAGAACGGCTACGAGACGATGCTCGGCTGCGCGAGCGTGTCGATGGCCGATGGCGGCCACTATGCGGCGAACCTGTATCAGTCGCTGTCGGCTAACGCGCTGACGGCGCCCGAATATCGCGCGTTCCCGCATACGGCGCTGCCGGTCGACGAACTGCAGACGGGCACCGTCGTCGCGCCGCCGCCGCTGATCAAGGGCTATCTGCGCCTCGGTGCGAAGATTTGCGGCGCGCCGGCCTGGGATCCCGACTTCAACTGCGCGGATTTCCTGACGCTGTTCCGGCTGTCGGACATCAACGCCCGTTACGCCCGCCACTTCCTGGGCTGAGCAAACCGGATCGCGCGGCGCGCCCGTTGCGGCGCGCACGCATGCGAACGCCGTCGCGTGGCACCTGCCACGCGACGGCGTTCGGCTATTCGGACGAGGTCGGCTTATCCGGCCCTGTTAATTTGAACGGTACGCAGCAACCGCCGTGCGCGCGGGCGCACGTTCGGGGCGGGTCCCGCAGGCGGCGACCCGGACGACAGGCGGCTTGCCTAGTGCTTGCGCCGCCAGTCGAGCAGATGGTGTTCGGCCATCCAGTGATGGACCATCCCTTCGCCGCCGTGGCTGCGCTTGTATTCGCGCGATTCGAAGTACGACAGGGCGACGAGCACCATCAGGCCGACGAACAGGCCGATCAGGCCAGCGATCTCTTCAGACGACATGGCAGCCTCCTTTCAACGGGCACAGCGCCATGCCTTCATACTAGAACATCCGCGGGACGACCCCTAACCCGGAATTCCGCTAGACTCGGCGCGGTCCTGGCGCGCGATGGGCGCGCCGTTTTCCGGAGAGCCTTCCCGATGACCCGTTTCATGCTGGCCGTGCTGGCCGCGTCCATTCTTGCCGGCTGTTCCAGCGATCCCCGCCAGGCCCGTCGTGGCCACCCGCCGCAAGATCCGGCCGATTACCACGGCGTGCCGACCGACATGACGCCGCCATCGATGCTCGGCGCGCCGGCGCCGGCGCCGGCACCTGCACCCGCGCAATAACATCCGGCCCGCGTGGCCGTCAGGCGCCGGCCGCGGGCGCGTCGGCGCTGATCCGCCGCACGAGCGCCGGCAGGTAGCGTGCGAGCGTCGCACCGCGCGCGACCATGAACAACAGCAGCGCGAACCACAGCCCGTGATTGCCGAACGGGCCGACGACGGTCAGCGTCGCGGCAATGAAGATCGCGAACGACGCGACCATCGCGCGCATCAGCGATTGCGTCTGCGTCGCGCCGATGAACACGCCGTCGAGCAGGAACCCCCACACGGACACGATCGGCGAGATCGCCGCCCATGGCAGGTATTGCAGCGCGACCGCACGGATCTCGGCCTGGTCGGTCAGCCGCGCGACGATCCATCCGCCGGCCGCCCAGTAGACGAGCGCGAACAGCAGCGCACCGAGCGCGGACCACAGCAACGTGACGCGCACGGCCTGCCGGAATCCGGCGCGGTCGCGCGCGCCGGCCGCGGCGCCGACGAGCGCCTCGGCCGCATGCGCGAAGCCGTCCAGCCCGTACGCCATGAATGTCTGAAAATTCAGCAGCAAAGCGTTGGCCGCGAGCGTCGCATCGCCCTGTTTCGCGCCGACATGCGCGAACCAGCCGAACGCGCCGAGCAGGCACATCGTGCGCAGGAAGATGTCGCGATTGAGCACGATCAGCCGCTTGAGCGCCGCACGGTCCGCCAGCGCACGCGTGGGGATGGGCGCGAGGCCGCGCGGCCGCAGCTGCCATAGCATCCAGGCGCCGAGCGCGAAGCCGCATGCGTCGGCGGTCGCGGTCGCCGCACCGATCCCGGCAATGCCCCAGCCGAAGCCGTACACGTACAACAGCACGGCACCGATGTTCACCGCATTGATGAAGACCTGCGCGACGAGCGCGAGCCGCACGCGCTGCACGCCGAGCAGGTAGCCGAGCACGACGTAGTTCGCGAGCGCGAACGGTGCGCTCCAGATCCGCGCGTGGCCGTAGGCCAGCGCAGTTGCGCGCACCGCGTCGCTGCCGCCCAGCGCGGACAGCGCGAACGACAGCAGCGGCACCTGCAGCGCGAGCACCGCGGCGCCGAGCGCGAACGCGACGATCAGCGCGCGCAGCACGTTCAGGCGGATGCCGGCCGCGTCGCCGGCGCCGTGCGCCTGCGCGACGAGGCCGGTCGTGCCCATGCGCAGGAAGCCGAAGCCCCAGAACACGAAATTGAAGAACAGTCCGCCGAGCGCGACGCCGCCGAGATACTGCGCGCCGTCGAGGTGGCCGGCGACGGCCGTGTCCACCGCGCCGAGGATCGGCTGGGTCAGGTTCGCCAGGACGATCGGGAACGCGAGCGCGAGGACGCGCCGGTGCGAGACGACGGCCGATCCGGTGCCGACTGCGTGCGGTAATGCGGAATCGGACATGGCGGACGCG from Burkholderia ambifaria AMMD includes:
- a CDS encoding DUF2169 family type VI secretion system accessory protein, with translation MEFSNHTPFPALAFESFAPDGGSFHTVVLRQTFDLRNGSLVLAQKQTPLSTSDRFHGEPNQSSVAEESDLAPYKPLCDVLINGTAYAPQGRSVPRFMAGVRIVSAPMRSEDDAGVPTTKVLLDRRLSVTGQRYFARRSMLGRSMNRLVKIASLGIVRPVDWWLTPPEPIAALPMRYEYAWGGQCRVDAQDQAAKRVPKASRLNDKQLAAHPDQDSVPVAHTACEDNPVGLGFAERWFLTATKQQKVAAPQIEASSEPISIQAWLAASNGQPHPSLHPVGFGIVGKAWGSRRELAGTYDDQWLAECHPGLPDDFQFRYWNGAHPLMQVPHLKGNETIVLTNLVPAGTPGSTVDERGNTILRIALPGHLPMGWVYTDQSLKFAPLLLDTLSVDVSDTAKPVVTLVWRATLMKSARAQRFEARFVNHADLERLAVRSPASSIGSAGVRHG
- a CDS encoding PAAR-like domain-containing protein, whose amino-acid sequence is MAEPLTFTITGDAGDVFREHFNIQSVEQARDAVKNLDALWNTPNPWSHRSDLRDIFDEAGKSVQRRFETGVYKPLDKAQPSDHFSKGNRIASRQDGSFKAVSSTPDVCKTPMGSSTPPVPYQVVSDLSGSSGVVPSVRFNGKPAYVLDQSVVPTCTGDEAGSADGVGSGTVGGETKPTKGSTTVRAGGHPVIRDGDPCTMNSGNCTGTYVTAPGPGSSVDASGNVVGDANPPPEKGVMHQVGGFFKGAGGAVWDMGKGLVGLGVGAAKLSPLSQAAEGLSDLTGLYDYHGYSQTLDSAGKTAQAIYDHPGAIVDGITKPYMEAWGQGNYGEALGRGAVDIGGLFVGGVGAAGKVGEVGNVAGKVGEAVNVAGKAGEVADVANVAGKAGEVASAAGKTGEVAEAAGQAGKASDIGGAASKGGEATEGAADAAKAGSADAKPAGNGLKVEPSKDPRYKRGKFRKGVREKAWEDAKKKSPDGKVRDPMTEKEMNPDDPWDMGHKPGLEHRKHVISAAERDLTRKQFLDEYNDPSHYRPELPSSNRSHVGEDLTDDYFGP
- a CDS encoding GNAT family N-acetyltransferase, yielding MRELPTPTLPFASLPLDTTRRHLPRAAETVTSEYRLRAAWARTEDELREAQRLRYTVFAEEMGAQLSGPSGLDVDPFDAYCDHLLVRDLDTLKVVGTYRVLPPHEAARVGRLYAEGEFDLSRLTHLRGKMVEVGRSCVHSDYRSGAVIMALWGGLGAYMMQNGYETMLGCASVSMADGGHYAANLYQSLSANALTAPEYRAFPHTALPVDELQTGTVVAPPPLIKGYLRLGAKICGAPAWDPDFNCADFLTLFRLSDINARYARHFLG
- a CDS encoding suppressor of fused domain protein encodes the protein MTKGPISADRKAVGRHALSVFGGKPKVQEYLHDDLPMAVDVLSVADSPEPDLVSYSTIGLFETVLGNETELGTRVELCGAMPVDIEQWPNVLASAVFALMRSRRAVMPGSVLEGYVAEYYSDTLVPHLYLTAPFLWSEGHFKQLELDSGVKVNWLQGIPISKAELEILRARGESEFEDLLEQADVDVFDLYRASM
- the sixA gene encoding phosphohistidine phosphatase SixA, with translation MMNLILWRHAEAEDYAANDLARQLTSRGRKEAQTMAKWLRGRLESNSVILASPAARTVQTVEALTDQYRTVDALAPGGSVDDVLTAAGWPDGIAPTVMIVGHQPTLGSVVAHLIAGNGDSWSIKKGGIVWIASRTRDGSRQAVLRALLPPDLV
- a CDS encoding MATE family efflux transporter — protein: MSDSALPHAVGTGSAVVSHRRVLALAFPIVLANLTQPILGAVDTAVAGHLDGAQYLGGVALGGLFFNFVFWGFGFLRMGTTGLVAQAHGAGDAAGIRLNVLRALIVAFALGAAVLALQVPLLSFALSALGGSDAVRATALAYGHARIWSAPFALANYVVLGYLLGVQRVRLALVAQVFINAVNIGAVLLYVYGFGWGIAGIGAATATADACGFALGAWMLWQLRPRGLAPIPTRALADRAALKRLIVLNRDIFLRTMCLLGAFGWFAHVGAKQGDATLAANALLLNFQTFMAYGLDGFAHAAEALVGAAAGARDRAGFRQAVRVTLLWSALGALLFALVYWAAGGWIVARLTDQAEIRAVALQYLPWAAISPIVSVWGFLLDGVFIGATQTQSLMRAMVASFAIFIAATLTVVGPFGNHGLWFALLLFMVARGATLARYLPALVRRISADAPAAGA